A segment of the Saccharomyces kudriavzevii IFO 1802 strain IFO1802 genome assembly, chromosome: 2 genome:
tgaaaatcaCTAAATGCTCTGCTGAGTGCCAATACCCCGCCCACCCTTCCAAGGGAGACGGTACCGCCATTATCGTTTATACGTATTAATTCGCCTATGTGTTGCGGCTTATGATCGAACGACATCGTCTTTATGCCATTGgcctttgaagaaagaatacaTCGTGAATCACCACAGTTCGCCACATAGAGTGATTCCTCATTTATGATACATGCCACTACGGCAGTAGAGCCGCACGAATTATTGGCAAAATGTCGATATAACTCTTCATCTTGTAGTATGAAAGCGTCTTTAAGGATTTGAGACACTAGCCCTTCCAGCGTATTGAAAGATCTCTTGAATTTTGAGGAATCATTATTCGTTGAAGAAGTGtaatgatgattttcaaaactgtAGGCGATCCATTTGATCAAACCAGCACTACTGTCGCCATTACCGTTGTTATTGCCATTACCGTCGCGATGATGACGTCCCCCGCTTAGGAATTTGGAACAATCATCACCACCGTGGCCATCGAAAACTGCAAAGACGTTCAACGACAAGCTTTCGTACTTGTCTATGAACGGGTTGAAAAATCGTACGCATACAGTGGAGTTTTCATTCCTAATTAGATGTGCATCCTCTTGAGTCAAACGATAACCTTGCATAGACCCTACGCAATTGTAAAATCGCGGGACGGTGCCAGTGGCAGCCTGATtgtttttatattcattgtATTCTATGGTCTTCTCCGTTAAGGGATGAGATAGCAATTGACCCATTTCTGTCTTCTTACAATTGAAGGcactttttgaaatgaacTATATAGGGGAGAATAGAGGCAAAAGGGCGATGGGgcagaaaagaagaagtaaGGTTTCCGtgctgaaaaagaaataagagaATGCAGTTGGAAGACGAGGGAAACGACGTAAAACTGGGAATTCAATGTCAATTGTTTATGTGGCCAATGTCTTCGTCGTGCGGCCTGAGGGACGATAGTGAGAAAAAATGTGGGATGTTTTatggcttttttttcttgatttcgtttttcttttttattcatgcTCTTTCgaggaaaaaagatcaaCGCGAGACAgagagaggaaaaaaaggcctATACGGTGGAAAGGCCATTTTTATAGGATCAGCCCTAGAGATGTGCATGGACATATGGAAGAGAATATGTGTGTGGCGTTCCGCTAATGTTATTTATATAAAGTTATATAAAAcgtataaaaaaaaaacagtagaaagaaaagactCAAGGAAGGAGATCACCTCTTTTAGATTAAGATCATCAGTTTTTGGCAGCTGAGGAGCTTGTTGAGCTTGAAGATGTGGTGTATAGTTCATGAACGAAATTTTCACCCCAAAAGGCAGCAGTGTATTTGGAGATGTATTTATAGAGTTTTTCCCAGTTGACTTCCTTCTTTATGTCGGGCAAAGTCAAAGCTTCGTTGATGGCATCAGATAGATCGTCAGTGTTCCATGGATTCACGATAATCGCACCGTTCAAAGACTGTGCGGCACCCGTGAACTCACTCAGGATCAAAGAAcccttcttttcctcctgACAGGCAATATATTCGTAAGAAACCAAGTTCATACCATCACGGGTGGACGAGACCAAACACACATCACTTGCAGCGTACAGGGAGATCAGCTCTTCGAATGGGATGGACTTGTGCATGAAATGGATGGGGACAAACTCCACAGTACCGAACTGGCCGTTGATTCTGCCGACCAGCTCGTTGACGACAGATCTCAGGTACTGGTACTCCTCCACGTCTCCACGACTTGGCACTGCAACCTGTACGAGAACGACTTTGCCCCTCCATTCCGGATGCTCGCTCAGGAACACCTCCATGGCGTGCAGCTTCTGAGGAACACCCTTGATGTAATCCAGTCTGTCGACACCGACTATGATCTTGCACCCTTCgaaagttttcttcaattgctGGATTCTATTCTGCAcggatttcttcttcaaaccGTCGGTGAACTTGTCGACATCGATACCGATGGGGAAAGCCCCGACGTTAACAAACCTGCCCTGATACTCGACCCCATTGGGCAAAGTATTCACGTTCAGCACTCTTTGCACCGAGGACAGGAAATGCCTTGCATAGTCGTACGTATGGAACCCGACCAAATCGCAACTCAAGACACCTTTCAGAATCTCTTGCCTGACAGGCAGGATCCTGTAGATTTCACTCGAAGGGAAGGGCGTATGCAGAAACCAACCGACCTTCACATTTTGCAGTTGTTTCTCCTGAATTTTGACTCTTAGCATTTCTGGAACCAGCATCAGATGGTAGTCATGCACCCAGATCAAATCGTTATGGTTCATGACCTTGGCAATCTCGTTGGTGAACGTTTGGTTAGCCTCGTTGTAGGCCAACCACGCATTCTCGTCAAAATTGATCTCACCGGGATGATAATGGAATAGCGGCCATAGAATCGAGTTGCTGAACCCGTTATAGTGCAAGTCGGCGATTTCATCGCTCAGAAAAATGGGTACGGCGTTGAACTTCTCCAACAAGTCCTTTCTCACCTGCTCCTTGTCATCATCCGGGATCTCTAGCCCGGGCCACCCAAACCATTTGAAAGTGtacatcttcttcaaccCTTCCAGTGCGGTGACCAGCCCCCCAGACGACATCGAGTACTCGTACTGGCCCGTACTACTGTTCTTACTGATCGTGACGGGCAGTCTGTTGGACACCACGATGATGTTACCCCCTGAAGAAGAGGTCAGTTGCGCCTTAGCGTTATCCGTAGTCATGGTTGTGTGTGTTATATGTGTGTATGTGAGTAAGTAGCCTGCTGTCCTGCTTTGTTACTTATTTATATTGCGTGCTCGTGCAAGAAGAAGGCGACAGAAACTCAATTGACAAGATGCGACACCAAACGTTACGGATCTCTAACACCCGGCTGTACGCATTACATCTCTCTATATATACTTACTCACCTATTACGCATGTGTCTTAGAACCTCAGTGCGGTTTGTCCCTGACCACCCCCTGAGAGCCCCTGCCCTGATCCGCCCAGCGGGGTGACCCCTGCCTGCCCGCAGATGAGGGGCCCTCCGTCCACGGCACGGGCCCAGGGGGCTCCCTCTCCCTGGCGCGCTGGCGCTCTAGGCCCACTCCCCTGGCAATCCCCTTATAAACAGCAGTGCTTGTGCTTGGACTTTGTTCCTAGCTCTTTTGTTCTCTGGCTTGGGGCAGGTGAAGAAGGACAAATCGCAGCAGGATATGACTATCACCCCTGACAAAcagaaacagaaacaacaacaacaacaacaacaacaggaCCAATCGTTCGACTACGTTCACGCGTGCAAATGCATCGCGATGATATTTGTCGTGGCGGGCGTGGTGCTGATGTTCTTCGAGACCGGGTTGGACCCACAACAGAAGCTACAAATCAAGCAACTGCACAGGTTGGAGTCCGCCGTGCCCGGCGCTTGATGTGCAACCGTGATGCGTTTGTTTTTggtctttttctttttctcaaattaCGGGATTTATGCATATATAGGTGGGTATACGTACgtaaaaaaacaaaaacacaCATGTAGGCATCTATATACGTTTAAAAGCTTTAGATTCAGGTCTTTGGGTTTTACAGAAAAgaacggaaaaaaaagaaaagcttTTGCTCGGCAACCGTGCTCTTAGATCAAAGAGTCTTCTTGGTTGGTGTCCTTCTTCTTACCAGAGCTTCTCGTGTCCgcgtcttcatcttcgtccGCATCGTCTCTGGCTCTATCGTAAAACTCGTCAAGAATCTTTGGGGAGATTCTATTCAACATCTCCTTAGGGTAGATTCTTAGCAAACTCCATGCCTGGTCCAAACTTTCGAAAACGGTTCTGTCCTCGTAGGCGCCTTGGGAGATAAAGgttttttcgaatttttccaaaaactcCAAAGACAACTTGTCCTCGATGGATAGGGCTTCTTCACCGACAACGGCCTTCATGGCGGCGGCGTCCTTACCAATGGCGTACTTGGCGTACAACTGGTTAGACACGTCACCGTGGTCCTTTCTGGTCATACCTTCACCGATGGCAGACTTCATCAATCTACTCAACGAAGGCAAGACGTTGATTGGTGGGTAGACACCCTTGTTATGTAGTTGACGATCAACAAAGATTTGGCCCTCGGTAATGTACCCTGTCAAATCCGGAATTGGATGCGTGATATCATCGTTAGGCATTGTCAAGATAGGTATTTGGGTGATGGACCCATTACGGCCCTCTACTCTACCGGCTCTTTCGTAAATTGTGGACAAATCTGTATACATGTAACCTGGATAACCTCTTCTACCTGGAACTTCTTCTCTAGCGGCAGAGACCTCTCTAAGAGCATCTGCATACGATGACATATCGGTCAAGATGGTCAGGACATGACGTTCCGTTTGATAAGCCAAGTATTCTGCTGTGGTTAGAGCCAGTCTAGGGGTAataattctttcaatggTAGGGTCATTAGCCAAGTTCAAGAACAATGAAGTTCTTTCCAAAGAcccattttcttcgaaaTCTTGCTTGAAGAATCTAGCAGTTTCCAAGTTGACACCCATGGCAGCAAACACgatggaaaaattttcttcatgaCCATCATGAACATCCTTGGTGGGTCTAACCAAACCAGCTTGTCTACAAATTTGTGCTGCGATTTCGTTATGTGGTAAACCTGAGGCGGAGAAAATTGGGATCTTTTGACCTCTGGCAATAGAGTTCATTGTATCAATAGCAGAAACACCAGTAGAAATCATTTCTTCTGGATAAATACGAGCATATGGGTTGATAGGAGACCCGTTAATGTCCAAATAGTCCTCTGCAAAGACTTTAGGACCATTGTCAATGGGTCTACCAGAACCATCGAAAATTCTACCCAACATGTCTTCAGACACAGGAATTCTCAAACTTTCACCAGTGAATTCCACAGTGGTCTTCTTGACATCAATACCAGAAGTACCTTCGAACACTTGCACAATGGCTCTATCTCCTCTGATTTCCAAGACTTGACCTTGTCTTACAGTTCCATCGGGCAACGTCAAGTTCACGATCTCATTGTAACGTGGGAACTTGaccttttccaaaatgaCCAACGGACCGTTCACACCACTGACCGTATTATAATTCAATCTAGGCTTGACCTTGAAGCTCTGTTCCACGGCTTTCTTGTTTATGGCAAACAACTCTTTATCAGACAAAACCATCTCTGCAATATATGTTTCACGTTTGGTGCACTGTCTATTTTAACAATCGCAATCTCGTCAACAATGGTTGTCTATCTATATTAAAATCATTTGGTCCTTTATCTCTCttatccttttcttccaacggggtgaaaaaaaaaaaaaaataaactaaaaAAGCTGAGTTGGTTCTTACCCGAATGCTTAATACACTGGCTGCTATTGTTTATGACTGACTACATGCAACTTACGTACggcaggaaaaaaaagtgcgCACATGTATCCACTAGCCTACCACGTACCATCGGTCATGAGGTCCTGTGGGAGCCGGAGCCGGTGCGGTCCGTCTCGCAGGATGTCCTGTTTGTGGACTGTTCAAATTATCCAGAACCATGGAATACAGCATTCCAAAAGTCCAGTATAGCGAAACGGACCTACACTTCATCTTGTTCCGTTTCACCATGTTATAGAACAGTCCGTCCACGTCGTACTGATCCAGAAGCCATGGTATGTCCATGGGTGTCGAAGGCACGAGTTTCAAGTGTCTACATATTTGTAAAATATTTATTATCAACTTGATCAATCTTTGTACTACTGTCTGTATGCCATCGGAAGACTCAAACATGGGGAGCTCGTTACTATTGCTGGCGTAGGGGAGTTTAATCACAAGAATGTCGGAGAGGAAAGTGACATACTTCCACATGGTATTGATGGAATCATCTGTTATGAGAGGAGGCAAAACATGGAAATTCTTCAGCGATATTAATGGCTGAAAGGCAATGGAAAATGGTATCTGAAAATTGTCGTGTAGTTTCTGGATTACAAACCAATCGTTCAGCAGGTTTAGTTTGTAATTTCTGGTCGATTCACAAATCCTGGAAATTTGTGTTAACTTGTTCTTTGCATCATTAATTTCCATTTGTTCCCTCAATTTGTCTCTACCAGCTTCCGCCTTATAGTGTTTATAATTATCTATTTCTAGTTTCAACTTGCTGATGTGATCTCTCTTACTATTGATTCGTTCATTTAAATGCTCTATTCTATGCTTGATTCGGTTgttattcttcttcattcGTAAAACGTCCAACTTCATGAGGCTATTCGTCAAAGGGTCCTTTTTCCGCTCCAAAGCCCTGATATTCAGCTGGTCATAGTTCATGGCTTCGTTTAGTATTTGTTCGACCTTGCCACTAAGTAACTCATTCTCATCCTTTATAGAAATTAAATTCAACTTTAATTTTAACAGCAAACTGGGGCTCGTATTAATGCAATGAGCACAATACATAACATATGCTCTATGATGACATATTGGACAATACATGGCATGCTAAGGTTCTGTTACAGATTTCTTTCCCTgtgattccattttttcttttaatcAATCATGAATTTGCTTCTTCCCTTAATTTTCAatgagggaaaaaaaaagtgctTACTACCAATTAATCACAAATAAGTAGGTTAAACTAGTAAGTAAAATGAACAATTACACAGGTTATTTTAAtgatacaaagaaaaaataaataaatagtCAGCATCGGCATTGCTTATACAATTTTagcttttgaatttttttcttattagGATGCCGCTCTTGAAGTTTATAATCCAATCCACCATGTCTTGATCGTTAGCGGCTTTGAATGATAGTCTTTCGTCAAAAGTAATCAAAGCAAAATTCATATCATCGCTCTTGTTCCTCGGGTTATTATCAAGTTCAATACAGTCAATGATCGTATTCAACTTgatgcttttttttaactTTCCCGTCTTAAAAGAGTATAGATTGAATGAAGTATTAGTCAACTCcacattgaatttttgccATTTGGCCCTATTGAagagcttttttttcttcactttgGTATAAAGGATTCCAGAACAAACTTGATGCTCTGCATTCTTAGGATCAAACATCCTATAAAACTCCTTATCCTCACGAGAGGGTTGTTCATCCATCGTCAAACTGCAAGAATGTTTGCTGCTAGAAGGACCCGCCTTTTCGTCGACTACAATCAaatcatcctcatcctcGTCTTCATCGTAATCACTACCTGTAGTGACACTTTCATTACCGCTAGGGCttgacaaaaatttctcGAGTGCAATTTTCCAGTTATGCATTAGTTCCTTGtcaatcttttcattttgtcCTCGTGggaatttgaatattaaATCCTTGGATGGAGTATAAACAGTCAATATCCCATCAAGCTCGCTGATTTTGAAACTAAGTATGTTGAATCTTGGTATCACACTTATGGCTTCTCTTTCATCTTGGGTCTTATAATAAGcaaattgatttttcctCAAGACACACCAATAATGGTGGTCTGTTGTTCGTGGCCACCACAAATGGCGATGATGTTGATGGTAATGCTGCACCCCACCATCTGCATCTCCATTGTTACTTGGACTGGATTGAGTGGCCGGTATTTTATTCTGAGAAGTTGATGGCTTTTTAATTAAATTCGATGCCATCAAAACTTCATGCTGATTTGATGGTGCAGTTGAGCCTGCTATCATTGGTCTTATAAAAACTGCCAAGGTGAAATTTGCGCAACTATTTCTAATAGCCCTTCCCATCAGCTCAGAATTAACACCGTGCTCTGGTCCGTTCGTTTAATATCAACCATTATGGTAGGAAAAAATCGTTGCGAATGACCAAAAGGTGGTAAATATGGCTTCGTCTATAAAACCTAAAAGGCatctatttatttattctattATCTTCATCGGCTCCATATATACTGCTTGTATCTGCATATTTCAGGATTGGTTCCCATGCATAACCATACTattcctctttttcttatggGCGGAGGAAACAGTTCTTGTAACGCCTGGAGGCACTGAGGCTGTGAGCGACGTACTTGGATCATGGTTATGCGTTACATTCTTGCCACTACTTGAACTTGGCTTTCTGACAGAGGCTGTTCTTTTAACACCAGGCAAAACAGGGGATGCAGATTTGGGAACAGAACCTGATGACAGCAATGGCGAAGCAGTGTaaaaacttcttcttttattgttaCTGCTACTACCGTTTGCGGACGAATCGTTAATGTTCGACGTCTTCCTTAATTTGACCATCTTGATGGGGAGCATATCCGATGCATTGCTattgttcaaaatattaGCGTTGTTGCTTTCGATCTGTGTCTGCGCATTCTTCCTCAGGCTTATAAGTACCGCATCTTTATCGGCCATCTTATCATCgttcttttccaaaaccTCACTcaaatccattttttcagcaaaAGTTGATATCAAATCTTCACTCGTCTCGTACAGATTTAACCAATTTTGTAAATTCAGCTCATTTAAAGAATCGGAAATTATCTTGCTTAATTTCGAATCCTTCTCTGCTTCCATGGacttcaaatctttgacAGAgtcattgaatttatttAAGTTGAATTCCATATCTGAGTTTGAACTGGCATCTGACCCGTaattaaaattttgattaCTCAATTCTAGTTCTAGAAAACTGATTTTCTCAttcaatttggaaatttcatCAGAATAGTGATCTCTGTAGAAATTTTGTGACTCTAATAATGAATTGTAGTTGACCTCCAtattttgtaatttttcagagCATGAATTTTCGATGGCACTAGAATCTCTCGCCACTTTATTCAATTCggccattttttccttttgctCGTTGTAATTGCTGCTCAATTCGCTAAAGTCTTTCTCTAACTCCTTTAGTttcttattctttctttcgaATATTGAGTTGaaattttcgttttcattcttcaaaagattcaaattttctagtAGTTTCGATTCTTTGGATTGTGCTAATTCCAACTTACCCAATAAATTCTGAGATTGCCGAGTCAATTGTAAATTCGCCTTTGTCAACATATCGATCTGATCGTGAAGTGATTCAAtaactttggaagaagaaacgtTTTGGTTGAAAGTATTCTGAGTGGAGGTACTTCTGTCTTTTGTGGGGGAGCTTTCCAAGTTGGCCATGAAAATATTATGATGGGGAGCCAATTTACTTGGAGAGGCCGGGACGTTATCTTGGCCCGACATTTTACACAGCAGTAGTATTGTTGGGCCTTGAAATGTTTGATAAACAATTTGCTATTTGATTATCCCATCAAAGTGTAAATAGacatataaataaacaataaacaatttgcaataacaataatgaaGCTCTCGCTTGAGCGAGAGGCGAGATAACGCGGGTAACAACTGAAACAA
Coding sequences within it:
- the PTC4 gene encoding type 2C protein phosphatase PTC4 (similar to Saccharomyces cerevisiae PTC4 (YBR125C); ancestral locus Anc_3.385), which gives rise to MGQLLSHPLTEKTIEYNEYKNNQAATGTVPRFYNCVGSMQGYRLTQEDAHLIRNENSTVCVRFFNPFIDKYESLSLNVFAVFDGHGGDDCSKFLSGGRHHRDGNGNNNGNGDSSAGLIKWIAYSFENHHYTSSTNNDSSKFKRSFNTLEGLVSQILKDAFILQDEELYRHFANNSCGSTAVVACIINEESLYVANCGDSRCILSSKANGIKTMSFDHKPQHIGELIRINDNGGTVSLGRVGGVLALSRAFSDFQFKRGVSYPHRRTKLTNITQNLTNGTAPQEAQVTVEPDVLMHKIDYSRDEFLVLACDGIWDIYNNKQLIHFIKYHLVSGTKLDAIITKLLDHGIAQANSNTGVGFDNMTAIIVVLNRKGETLQDWFNKMKTRLERERGLV
- the MEO1 gene encoding Meo1p (similar to Saccharomyces cerevisiae YBR126W-A); its protein translation is MTITPDKQKQKQQQQQQQQDQSFDYVHACKCIAMIFVVAGVVLMFFETGLDPQQKLQIKQLHRLESAVPGA
- the VMA2 gene encoding H(+)-transporting V1 sector ATPase subunit B (similar to Saccharomyces cerevisiae VMA2 (YBR127C); ancestral locus Anc_3.388) — its product is MVLSDKELFAINKKAVEQSFKVKPRLNYNTVSGVNGPLVILEKVKFPRYNEIVNLTLPDGTVRQGQVLEIRGDRAIVQVFEGTSGIDVKKTTVEFTGESLRIPVSEDMLGRIFDGSGRPIDNGPKVFAEDYLDINGSPINPYARIYPEEMISTGVSAIDTMNSIARGQKIPIFSASGLPHNEIAAQICRQAGLVRPTKDVHDGHEENFSIVFAAMGVNLETARFFKQDFEENGSLERTSLFLNLANDPTIERIITPRLALTTAEYLAYQTERHVLTILTDMSSYADALREVSAAREEVPGRRGYPGYMYTDLSTIYERAGRVEGRNGSITQIPILTMPNDDITHPIPDLTGYITEGQIFVDRQLHNKGVYPPINVLPSLSRLMKSAIGEGMTRKDHGDVSNQLYAKYAIGKDAAAMKAVVGEEALSIEDKLSLEFLEKFEKTFISQGAYEDRTVFESLDQAWSLLRIYPKEMLNRISPKILDEFYDRARDDADEDEDADTRSSGKKKDTNQEDSLI
- the ATG14 gene encoding Atg14p (similar to Saccharomyces cerevisiae ATG14 (YBR128C); ancestral locus Anc_3.389), producing the protein MYCPICHHRAYVMYCAHCINTSPSLLLKLKLNLISIKDENELLSGKVEQILNEAMNYDQLNIRALERKKDPLTNSLMKLDVLRMKKNNNRIKHRIEHLNERINSKRDHISKLKLEIDNYKHYKAEAGRDKLREQMEINDAKNKLTQISRICESTRNYKLNLLNDWFVIQKLHDNFQIPFSIAFQPLISLKNFHVLPPLITDDSINTMWKYVTFLSDILVIKLPYASNSNELPMFESSDGIQTVVQRLIKLIINILQICRHLKLVPSTPMDIPWLLDQYDVDGLFYNMVKRNKMKCRSVSLYWTFGMLYSMVLDNLNSPQTGHPARRTAPAPAPTGPHDRWYVVG
- the SHE3 gene encoding She3p (similar to Saccharomyces cerevisiae SHE3 (YBR130C); ancestral locus Anc_3.393); protein product: MSGQDNVPASPSKLAPHHNIFMANLESSPTKDRSTSTQNTFNQNVSSSKVIESLHDQIDMLTKANLQLTRQSQNLLGKLELAQSKESKLLENLNLLKNENENFNSIFERKNKKLKELEKDFSELSSNYNEQKEKMAELNKVARDSSAIENSCSEKLQNMEVNYNSLLESQNFYRDHYSDEISKLNEKISFLELELSNQNFNYGSDASSNSDMEFNLNKFNDSVKDLKSMEAEKDSKLSKIISDSLNELNLQNWLNLYETSEDLISTFAEKMDLSEVLEKNDDKMADKDAVLISLRKNAQTQIESNNANILNNSNASDMLPIKMVKLRKTSNINDSSANGSSSNNKRRSFYTASPLLSSGSVPKSASPVLPGVKRTASVRKPSSSSGKNVTHNHDPSTSLTASVPPGVTRTVSSAHKKKRNSMVMHGNQS
- the OPY1 gene encoding Opy1p (similar to Saccharomyces cerevisiae OPY1 (YBR129C); ancestral locus Anc_3.392); its protein translation is MIAGSTAPSNQHEVLMASNLIKKPSTSQNKIPATQSSPSNNGDADGGVQHYHQHHRHLWWPRTTDHHYWCVLRKNQFAYYKTQDEREAISVIPRFNILSFKISELDGILTVYTPSKDLIFKFPRGQNEKIDKELMHNWKIALEKFLSSPSGNESVTTGSDYDEDEDEDDLIVVDEKAGPSSSKHSCSLTMDEQPSREDKEFYRMFDPKNAEHQVCSGILYTKVKKKKLFNRAKWQKFNVELTNTSFNLYSFKTGKLKKSIKLNTIIDCIELDNNPRNKSDDMNFALITFDERLSFKAANDQDMVDWIINFKSGILIRKKFKS
- the TPS1 gene encoding alpha,alpha-trehalose-phosphate synthase (UDP-forming) TPS1 (similar to Saccharomyces cerevisiae TPS1 (YBR126C); ancestral locus Anc_3.386) — encoded protein: MTTDNAKAQLTSSSGGNIIVVSNRLPVTISKNSSTGQYEYSMSSGGLVTALEGLKKMYTFKWFGWPGLEIPDDDKEQVRKDLLEKFNAVPIFLSDEIADLHYNGFSNSILWPLFHYHPGEINFDENAWLAYNEANQTFTNEIAKVMNHNDLIWVHDYHLMLVPEMLRVKIQEKQLQNVKVGWFLHTPFPSSEIYRILPVRQEILKGVLSCDLVGFHTYDYARHFLSSVQRVLNVNTLPNGVEYQGRFVNVGAFPIGIDVDKFTDGLKKKSVQNRIQQLKKTFEGCKIIVGVDRLDYIKGVPQKLHAMEVFLSEHPEWRGKVVLVQVAVPSRGDVEEYQYLRSVVNELVGRINGQFGTVEFVPIHFMHKSIPFEELISLYAASDVCLVSSTRDGMNLVSYEYIACQEEKKGSLILSEFTGAAQSLNGAIIVNPWNTDDLSDAINEALTLPDIKKEVNWEKLYKYISKYTAAFWGENFVHELYTTSSSSTSSSAAKN